One stretch of Cyclopterus lumpus isolate fCycLum1 chromosome 10, fCycLum1.pri, whole genome shotgun sequence DNA includes these proteins:
- the smim19 gene encoding small integral membrane protein 19 isoform X1, with amino-acid sequence MGGHGNEPETIDYSVHEAWNEATNVYLLVILVSFGLLMYARKNKRKIMRIFTLPPTVGSSPEPNFYDSLQKVRLRQQLEMYSLARKFDQQQGQTDSVQLSME; translated from the exons ATGGGGGGCCACGGGAACGAGCCCGAGACCATCGACTACTCGGTGCACGAGGCCTGGAACGAGGCGACCAACGTCTACCTGCTGGTCATCCTGGTCAGCTTCGGCCTGCTGATGTACGCCAGAAA AAACAAGAGGAAGATCATGCGCATCTTCACTCTGCCCCCCACCGTTGGCAGCAGCCCGGAGCCAAACTTCTACGACAGCCTGCAGAAGGTCCGCCTGCGGCAGCAGCTGGAGATGTACTCTCTGG CCAGGAAATTTGACCAGCAGCAGGGACAGACGGACAGTGTGCAGCTCTCCATGGAATGA
- the smim19 gene encoding small integral membrane protein 19 isoform X2 — MGGHGNEPETIDYSVHEAWNEATNVYLLVILVSFGLLINKRKIMRIFTLPPTVGSSPEPNFYDSLQKVRLRQQLEMYSLARKFDQQQGQTDSVQLSME; from the exons ATGGGGGGCCACGGGAACGAGCCCGAGACCATCGACTACTCGGTGCACGAGGCCTGGAACGAGGCGACCAACGTCTACCTGCTGGTCATCCTGGTCAGCTTCGGCCTGCTGAT AAACAAGAGGAAGATCATGCGCATCTTCACTCTGCCCCCCACCGTTGGCAGCAGCCCGGAGCCAAACTTCTACGACAGCCTGCAGAAGGTCCGCCTGCGGCAGCAGCTGGAGATGTACTCTCTGG CCAGGAAATTTGACCAGCAGCAGGGACAGACGGACAGTGTGCAGCTCTCCATGGAATGA